The following coding sequences lie in one Megalodesulfovibrio gigas DSM 1382 = ATCC 19364 genomic window:
- a CDS encoding flagellar basal body P-ring protein FlgI translates to MKLSRQFVVLTATFLLLILAVPPAGAVRLKDIATFGGVRHNDLVGYGLVVGLSGTGDTNKSEFTIQSLVNMLEQLGVAVDKKSLKPKNVAAVMVTAKMPVSAKPGTTLDVTVSSLGDSSSLLGGVLLMTPMKGVDGKVYGLAQGSLALGGYSVEGAAASATKNVVTVGRIPNGAMVERAIPFEYNQQEELSIHMNVADFSTTMHAVERINQTMGGEFAHPKDITTIQLTLPPSAQGNLVPLMASLENIEISPDSKAKVVVDEKTGTVVLGRNVRLSRVAVAHGNLQIVVQENANVSQPGPFSGGQTVVTPETNIGVTEENRRLVMLEGATLQEIVDGLNAIGATPRDLISILRTLKSAGALHAELEVI, encoded by the coding sequence ATGAAATTGTCTCGCCAGTTCGTGGTGCTTACCGCCACCTTTCTGCTGCTGATCCTGGCTGTCCCCCCGGCAGGCGCGGTGCGCCTCAAGGACATCGCCACGTTTGGCGGCGTGCGCCACAACGATCTGGTGGGCTACGGTCTGGTGGTGGGGCTTTCGGGCACGGGTGACACCAACAAGAGCGAATTCACCATCCAGTCCCTGGTCAACATGCTGGAACAGCTGGGCGTGGCTGTGGACAAGAAGAGCCTCAAGCCCAAGAACGTGGCGGCGGTGATGGTCACCGCCAAGATGCCCGTCTCGGCCAAGCCCGGCACGACCCTGGACGTTACCGTCTCGTCGCTGGGGGACTCCTCCAGTCTGTTGGGCGGCGTGCTCCTGATGACGCCCATGAAAGGCGTGGACGGCAAGGTCTACGGTCTGGCCCAGGGGTCCCTGGCCCTGGGCGGCTACAGCGTGGAAGGCGCGGCCGCCAGCGCCACCAAGAACGTGGTCACCGTGGGCCGCATCCCCAACGGGGCCATGGTGGAACGCGCCATCCCCTTCGAATACAACCAGCAGGAAGAGCTCTCCATCCACATGAACGTGGCGGATTTTTCCACCACCATGCATGCGGTGGAGCGCATCAATCAGACCATGGGCGGCGAATTCGCCCATCCCAAGGACATCACCACCATCCAGCTCACCCTGCCGCCCTCGGCCCAGGGCAATCTGGTGCCCCTGATGGCCTCCCTGGAAAACATTGAAATTTCTCCGGATTCCAAGGCAAAGGTGGTGGTGGACGAAAAGACCGGCACCGTGGTGCTGGGCCGCAACGTGCGGCTGTCCCGGGTGGCCGTGGCGCATGGCAACCTGCAGATCGTGGTGCAGGAAAACGCCAACGTCTCCCAGCCGGGTCCCTTCAGCGGCGGGCAAACAGTGGTCACGCCCGAGACGAACATCGGCGTCACCGAAGAAAACCGTCGGCTGGTCATGCTGGAAGGCGCCACCCTGCAGGAAATCGTGGACGGGCTCAACGCCATCGGCGCCACCCCGCGCGACCTGATTTCCATCCTGCGCACCCTCAAGAGTGCCGGAGCGCTGCATGCGGAACTGGAGGTGATTTGA
- a CDS encoding peptidoglycan DD-metalloendopeptidase family protein: MTTTPTAAIMDASLSSLDQADLLTRRRQVDQIRHEIAGGDEAAARRKDAKLKEACQGFESIFLNKIWTQMRQSLPKEGYLHSKEEDFYQQMFDKELMDKMASNGGLGLGDMLYKHLKESSERVSKATSPSKPTNPLPLAVADTLRLASQVRGTRDGWSAEGAAQTRDAQPQAESDPGLAMVAYAPYGQADAQGGPLDEGFDVQPGALLRPELRPIPAPAIDLQKPAPLQNVLFDPNMPVDGRELTSLDMQAMQAGGQTLGERLASAPIAQAGNMPPASGLESSGAEQLMPAASNAAQSRAAEAYTRADRTAQIPQDAQNPQASQTSQAARPARTAREGRRSNMPLITDPVQGEVTSTFGWRDDPFTGKRAWHSGVDIKAAEGAPVGACWDGTVVFAGSGGQYGNTVVLEHAGGWRTFYGHARDLAVKPGQVVKAGQQIATVGQSGRTTGPHLHFEIRQGGLAWDPQQVKEHLLAGTDKANRS; encoded by the coding sequence ATGACCACCACGCCCACCGCGGCCATCATGGACGCCTCCCTTTCCTCCCTGGATCAGGCCGATCTGCTGACACGCAGACGGCAGGTGGATCAGATCCGCCACGAAATCGCCGGCGGCGACGAGGCCGCGGCCCGACGCAAGGACGCCAAGCTCAAGGAGGCGTGCCAGGGGTTCGAGTCCATCTTTCTGAACAAGATCTGGACCCAGATGCGCCAGAGCCTGCCCAAGGAAGGCTACCTCCACAGCAAGGAGGAGGATTTCTATCAGCAGATGTTCGACAAGGAGCTGATGGACAAGATGGCCAGCAATGGCGGCCTGGGCCTGGGGGACATGCTCTACAAACACCTCAAGGAATCCTCGGAGCGAGTCTCCAAGGCCACCTCGCCCTCCAAGCCCACGAACCCCTTGCCCCTGGCGGTTGCAGATACGTTGCGGCTGGCCAGCCAGGTGCGGGGGACGCGGGATGGATGGAGCGCGGAAGGGGCGGCCCAGACTCGCGACGCCCAGCCCCAGGCCGAAAGCGATCCCGGTCTGGCCATGGTGGCCTATGCGCCTTATGGGCAGGCCGACGCCCAGGGCGGCCCGCTGGACGAAGGCTTCGATGTGCAGCCGGGAGCGCTGCTGCGGCCGGAACTCAGGCCCATTCCTGCCCCCGCCATCGACCTGCAAAAGCCCGCGCCGTTGCAGAACGTGCTGTTCGACCCGAACATGCCCGTGGACGGTCGCGAGCTTACCTCGCTGGATATGCAGGCCATGCAGGCCGGGGGGCAAACCCTGGGTGAACGCCTGGCCAGTGCGCCCATCGCCCAGGCCGGGAACATGCCGCCTGCGTCCGGGCTGGAATCGTCCGGGGCGGAACAGTTGATGCCAGCCGCTTCCAACGCAGCCCAGAGCCGGGCCGCCGAGGCCTACACCCGGGCGGATCGCACCGCCCAGATCCCGCAGGACGCCCAGAATCCGCAGGCTTCGCAAACCTCGCAAGCCGCCCGTCCCGCTCGCACTGCCCGCGAAGGACGCCGCTCCAACATGCCGCTCATCACGGATCCCGTGCAGGGTGAAGTCACCTCCACCTTTGGCTGGCGCGACGATCCGTTCACCGGCAAGCGGGCCTGGCACTCCGGGGTGGACATCAAGGCCGCGGAAGGCGCGCCAGTGGGCGCATGCTGGGATGGGACGGTCGTTTTTGCCGGCAGCGGCGGGCAATACGGCAACACCGTGGTGCTGGAACACGCCGGGGGCTGGAGAACTTTTTACGGGCATGCCAGGGACTTGGCAGTGAAGCCGGGCCAGGTGGTCAAGGCTGGCCAGCAAATTGCAACGGTGGGGCAGTCTGGCCGCACCACGGGACCGCACCTGCATTTTGAAATCCGGCAAGGTGGCTTGGCCTGGGACCCCCAGCAGGTCAAGGAACACCTGCTGGCCGGGACAGACAAGGCCAACAGAAGCTGA